Genomic segment of Bacteroidota bacterium:
ATAATTTGCAGCCGAGGTAAACGCCTGCATTTCGGCATGTGCCGTGACGTCATTCAACATCTCTGTTAAATTGTGCGCCCGGGCAATAATCTGGTTTTGCAAAACCACCACTGCCCCGATGGGGATTTCATCATCTTCCAAAGCCTTCTTTGCTTCCTTGAGGGCTTCCTTCATGAAATATTCGTCGGAGAATATCTTTTCGTTCATGCTTAAAGTATTACTTTTGTAAATTCTTGCTAATTTCGCAAAGTTAAATTAAAAGATATGTACAGAACAAATACCTGCGGAGAATTAACGCTGAAAAATGTAAACCAGGAGGTAACCCTTTGTGGATGGGTTCAACGGTCGAGAGATTTAGGTGGAATGACTTTTATCGATTTGCGCGACCGTTACGGGATTACCCAGCTGGTATTTAACATGGAAACCAATACTGAGCTCTGCAACCAGGCTAGAAAATTGGGCAGGGAGTATGTTATATCCGCTACCGGGAAAGTCATGGAACGCAGCAATAAAAATCCCAACCTGTCTACCGGTGACATAG
This window contains:
- a CDS encoding deaminase gives rise to the protein MNEKIFSDEYFMKEALKEAKKALEDDEIPIGAVVVLQNQIIARAHNLTEMLNDVTAHAEMQAFTSAANY